From the Flavimarina sp. Hel_I_48 genome, one window contains:
- a CDS encoding translocation/assembly module TamB domain-containing protein: protein MGIIALLVVVFSIPSVQTFIAKKATTSLNETYGTSINVAKVHIKYNGQVALKEVYVADHHQDTLIFSQLAETSLLSITRLILDNTMNVGEVSLDHTKFYITKYAGEEKDNLNIFSEKFKTGKKSGEPFHMTAGDVTFTHGHFKFTNQDLEEGSQELVNYKNLALHAKDFKLDDLDISAQIKNLYFDAARGYHIRGLSGKLNYSPEAILIDDLDLETENSNIAGSIAIDTRNNAFSDFINKANLNFQFTEASLSTTDLKAFYADFGKNRRINFTGTMKGTLNDLYLNNIDMQGLGNSKINGNLHFQQLFSPETNFRIDATLEQLQSNYYDLTGLLPQTLGKTLPKEMMRLGNVNLNGRTIITNNSVYAKTQGTTGLGAIETDLELTNTQNIEDAAYVGDIKAKDFHLGRLLDVEKLGRISFNFNVGGAGFSQEKLNTRIRGTINRVAYNGYNYKDITVSGNLQNPVFNGQLQINDENAQLSFDGLVDVTKAVNNYDFTADIDHINLAKLNFLTDSIAILKGRVKMDMTGTTVDNVIGSINFSNASFQNANALYDFNDFVISSSFEGNIRTIAMDSPDIISGEVSGNFRVDDVVPLFRNAIGSLYTNYEPSTVTQDQFMDFNFQINSKIVEVFVPQIELEPETVIRGSVVSNDADFKLTFRSPQIKAFGFLVEGINMRVDNKNPLFNTFIEADSIGSSIYGVSDFNLINATLKDTLFIRSEFKGGPKSEDSFNLNFFHTINADNNSVIGFNRSGINFKNNEWFINAENNTANRIVFADNFQKIDIEELVMSHQEERISLGGRIKDSTAIDIRTTFNNVRLSHIAPYIDSLDLKGLVNGNLNLLKKNGAYLPESNIRIDTFKVNNILLGNLNLNIEGNESLTNYDINARLVKEGLESLTAKGMINVDQESPYIDLDAQLNKLNLSAFSPLGGEVLSNIRGLASGRARVVGNYKNPEINGELLLREAGLKVPYLNTDYAFMGTARVNMSGQQFRFFNVNLQDTKFDTKGVLNGTISHSFFKTWNMDLNITTDRMLVLDTQPDDFSLYYGTAFISGNASIAGPTDELVIDVTAKTEAGTTFKIPLSDTESFGDNSIIYFLSPAEKKARAGGEEIVLQEIKGLELNFDLEVTRDAEVEIVVDKVNGSTLRGRGAGYLLIQINTNGKFNMFGDFTPYEGVYNFRYSGVVQKQFDILPEGKISWDGSPERALLDISAAYKTQANPSILLENPSINRKIPVNVIINLDGQLVQPDITFDFQFPSTTSIVTSELEYRLDDRATRELQAFSLVTQGSFYSQSGIDAQTVAYGNLIETASGIFNSILSDDDGKFTVGLDYVQADRTPNLQTSGRFGFTVSTQISKTILINGKVGVPVGGLSESVVVGDVEVDFLLNEDGTLRATVFNRQDDIQFFGQREGYTQGIGINYSVDFNTVRELFRKILEGKSTTENTEEGLEIVPADSEIPYEGVEENY, encoded by the coding sequence ATGGGGATCATTGCGCTTTTGGTCGTGGTTTTTTCTATTCCGTCTGTACAGACTTTTATAGCAAAAAAAGCAACGACTTCATTGAATGAAACCTATGGAACTTCCATCAACGTGGCGAAGGTACATATTAAATACAATGGGCAGGTCGCACTCAAGGAAGTTTACGTTGCAGACCATCATCAAGATACCCTGATATTTTCCCAGCTTGCTGAAACCAGCCTCTTGAGCATTACACGCCTTATTCTTGACAACACCATGAACGTGGGTGAAGTTTCTCTTGATCATACTAAATTCTACATCACAAAATACGCGGGCGAAGAAAAAGACAATTTAAATATTTTTTCAGAGAAATTTAAAACCGGTAAAAAATCTGGCGAACCCTTTCATATGACCGCAGGGGATGTAACCTTTACCCACGGTCATTTCAAGTTTACAAATCAGGATCTGGAAGAAGGCAGTCAGGAGCTCGTGAATTATAAAAACCTTGCGCTACATGCAAAAGATTTTAAGCTTGATGACCTTGATATAAGCGCCCAAATAAAGAATCTATATTTTGATGCAGCAAGGGGATACCACATCAGGGGCTTAAGCGGAAAATTAAACTATAGCCCAGAGGCGATACTCATTGATGATCTTGACCTGGAGACTGAAAATTCAAATATCGCAGGAAGCATCGCCATTGATACGCGCAACAACGCTTTTTCTGATTTTATCAACAAAGCCAACCTCAACTTTCAATTTACCGAAGCATCACTTTCCACAACAGATTTAAAAGCTTTTTATGCCGATTTTGGTAAAAATAGGCGAATAAATTTTACGGGAACAATGAAGGGAACGCTCAACGACCTCTATCTCAATAATATTGATATGCAGGGTCTGGGCAACAGTAAAATAAATGGAAATCTACATTTTCAGCAACTTTTTAGCCCAGAAACAAATTTTAGGATCGATGCTACTTTAGAGCAATTGCAGAGCAATTACTATGACCTTACGGGACTGCTACCCCAGACCCTAGGGAAAACCTTGCCTAAGGAAATGATGCGCCTGGGCAATGTGAACCTTAATGGACGTACGATTATCACGAATAATTCGGTTTACGCAAAAACACAGGGCACCACCGGGCTGGGCGCAATAGAAACTGATTTGGAACTCACCAATACCCAGAATATAGAAGATGCAGCCTATGTAGGCGATATCAAGGCAAAGGACTTTCATCTGGGACGTTTGCTAGATGTTGAAAAACTGGGGCGTATCAGTTTTAATTTTAATGTGGGAGGCGCTGGCTTTAGTCAGGAAAAATTAAATACGCGCATACGCGGAACAATAAACCGCGTGGCCTACAATGGTTACAACTATAAAGATATCACCGTCTCCGGAAACCTGCAGAACCCCGTTTTCAATGGGCAGCTGCAGATCAATGATGAAAATGCCCAGTTATCTTTTGATGGACTGGTAGATGTCACAAAAGCGGTAAATAATTACGATTTTACTGCAGATATTGACCATATTAACCTTGCAAAACTCAATTTCCTTACGGATTCCATCGCGATTTTGAAAGGTCGCGTAAAAATGGATATGACAGGGACTACAGTTGATAATGTGATTGGCAGTATTAATTTTAGCAATGCCAGTTTTCAAAATGCGAATGCGCTTTATGATTTTAATGATTTTGTGATTTCATCTTCTTTTGAGGGTAATATCAGGACGATTGCAATGGATTCCCCAGATATAATTTCAGGGGAAGTATCCGGTAATTTTAGGGTTGATGACGTCGTACCGTTATTTCGTAATGCCATAGGAAGTTTATATACCAATTATGAACCCTCTACGGTAACCCAGGATCAATTTATGGATTTCAACTTTCAGATAAACAGTAAGATCGTTGAAGTTTTTGTGCCACAGATTGAACTAGAACCAGAAACGGTGATACGCGGCAGTGTGGTATCCAATGACGCAGATTTTAAACTCACCTTCCGTTCCCCACAGATTAAAGCGTTTGGCTTTCTGGTAGAAGGTATAAATATGCGCGTGGACAATAAAAATCCGCTATTCAACACGTTTATTGAGGCAGACAGCATAGGAAGCAGTATCTACGGTGTTTCTGATTTCAACCTTATCAATGCAACCCTTAAGGACACCCTTTTTATTCGCAGCGAATTCAAAGGTGGCCCCAAAAGCGAGGATAGCTTTAACCTGAACTTTTTTCATACGATAAATGCAGACAATAACTCTGTGATAGGTTTTAACAGGTCAGGTATAAATTTTAAAAACAACGAATGGTTTATCAATGCTGAAAACAATACTGCAAACCGTATCGTCTTTGCTGATAATTTTCAGAAAATTGATATAGAAGAACTTGTGATGTCCCACCAGGAAGAGCGTATAAGCCTTGGCGGAAGAATCAAAGATTCTACAGCCATAGACATCAGGACGACCTTTAATAATGTGAGATTATCACATATCGCGCCCTATATAGACAGTCTGGACCTCAAGGGCCTCGTAAATGGCAACCTCAATTTGCTCAAAAAAAATGGCGCCTATTTGCCTGAAAGTAACATTCGTATAGACACCTTTAAGGTCAACAACATTTTACTGGGCAATCTCAACCTGAATATTGAAGGTAACGAGAGCCTCACAAATTATGACATCAATGCCCGGTTAGTAAAAGAAGGCCTGGAAAGCCTGACTGCAAAAGGAATGATCAATGTAGATCAGGAAAGCCCGTATATTGATCTGGATGCTCAGCTCAATAAGTTGAACCTTTCCGCTTTTAGTCCTTTGGGAGGTGAGGTGCTGAGCAATATTAGAGGTTTAGCGAGTGGCCGCGCACGCGTAGTGGGAAATTATAAGAATCCAGAAATAAATGGCGAACTGCTTTTGCGAGAAGCAGGGTTAAAGGTGCCTTACCTAAATACTGATTACGCCTTTATGGGTACGGCGCGCGTAAATATGAGCGGTCAGCAATTCCGGTTTTTTAATGTGAACTTACAGGATACTAAATTTGATACTAAAGGTGTATTGAACGGAACTATTAGCCATAGTTTTTTCAAAACCTGGAATATGGACCTCAATATCACCACAGATCGCATGCTGGTCCTGGACACGCAGCCAGACGACTTTTCTTTATATTATGGTACTGCATTTATAAGTGGCAATGCTTCTATCGCGGGGCCTACAGATGAACTCGTCATAGATGTAACCGCAAAGACAGAAGCCGGCACTACTTTTAAAATTCCGCTGAGCGATACAGAATCTTTTGGTGACAATAGTATCATTTATTTTTTGAGCCCGGCAGAAAAGAAAGCGCGTGCCGGCGGCGAGGAGATTGTATTGCAGGAAATTAAGGGGCTGGAACTCAATTTTGACCTGGAAGTTACCCGCGATGCCGAAGTCGAAATTGTTGTGGATAAAGTAAACGGAAGTACGCTGCGTGGTCGCGGTGCCGGCTACTTGTTGATACAAATAAATACCAACGGAAAATTCAACATGTTTGGCGATTTTACGCCTTACGAAGGTGTTTACAACTTTAGGTACAGTGGGGTGGTACAAAAACAATTTGACATTCTCCCCGAAGGAAAAATAAGTTGGGACGGCAGCCCAGAGCGTGCGCTGCTCGATATTAGCGCAGCCTACAAAACACAGGCAAACCCCTCAATTTTACTGGAAAATCCTTCCATAAACCGAAAAATTCCGGTAAATGTGATCATTAATCTGGATGGTCAGCTGGTACAGCCAGATATTACTTTTGACTTCCAATTTCCCAGTACGACCTCTATCGTAACCTCTGAACTGGAATACAGACTGGATGACCGTGCAACCAGGGAGCTGCAGGCCTTCTCTTTAGTGACCCAAGGTTCGTTCTACAGCCAGAGCGGTATAGATGCACAAACCGTGGCCTATGGAAACCTAATAGAAACTGCCTCGGGTATTTTTAACAGCATACTTTCTGACGATGATGGCAAATTCACGGTAGGCCTTGATTATGTTCAGGCAGACCGCACCCCTAACCTTCAGACATCTGGACGGTTTGGCTTTACGGTATCAACACAGATTTCAAAAACGATACTAATCAATGGCAAAGTAGGGGTTCCCGTGGGCGGCCTTAGTGAATCTGTAGTTGTAGGCGATGTTGAAGTAGACTTTTTGCTCAACGAGGATGGTACGTTAAGGGCAACGGTTTTTAACCGACAGGACGATATTCAGTTTTTTGGACAGCGGGAAGGATATACCCAGGGAATAGGTATTAATTACTCCGTGGATTTTAATACCGTGCGCGAACTTTTCAGAAAAATCCTGGAAGGAAAATCAACTACTGAGAATACGGAAGAAGGCCTTGAAATCGTGCCTGCAGATTCTGAAATCCCATACGAAGGTGTCGAAGAGAATTATTGA
- the tsaD gene encoding tRNA (adenosine(37)-N6)-threonylcarbamoyltransferase complex transferase subunit TsaD: MSKNSTYILAIESSCDDTAAAVLHNDIVMSNVVAGQEVHKKYGGVVPELASRAHQQNIVPVVHEALREAKISKYQLSAIAFTSGPGLMGSLLVGTSFAKSLAMGLDIPLIDVNHMQAHILAHFITEEKHHKPTFPFLALTISGGHTQIVKVTGYFTMEILGQTLDDAVGEAFDKSAKILGFPYPGGPLIDKYAREGNPKAFKFTKPKVGGLDFSFSGLKTAILYFYQAEVKKDPDFVEKNRNDICASIQYTIIQILMDKLKLAVKQTGIKQVAIGGGVSANSGIRKALKDAEQKGWQTFVPKLEYTTDNAAMVGIVGYLKYSEHDFDQNGYTENNIVAKARLSL, translated from the coding sequence ATGTCAAAAAATAGTACATACATTCTCGCAATAGAATCTTCCTGTGACGATACCGCCGCAGCCGTGCTTCACAACGATATTGTGATGTCTAATGTTGTGGCAGGGCAGGAGGTTCATAAAAAATATGGTGGCGTGGTGCCAGAGTTGGCTTCCCGTGCGCATCAGCAAAACATCGTTCCCGTGGTTCATGAAGCTTTACGGGAGGCTAAAATCAGCAAATACCAGCTTTCTGCCATTGCATTTACAAGCGGCCCCGGTCTTATGGGATCGTTGCTCGTGGGAACCTCCTTCGCAAAATCCCTGGCGATGGGACTTGATATTCCGCTAATAGATGTCAACCATATGCAGGCGCACATTCTCGCACATTTTATTACCGAAGAAAAGCACCACAAGCCCACATTTCCTTTTCTGGCATTGACCATTTCTGGCGGGCATACGCAGATTGTCAAGGTGACCGGTTACTTTACGATGGAAATCCTGGGGCAAACGCTTGATGACGCCGTGGGCGAAGCTTTTGATAAAAGTGCGAAAATCCTTGGTTTTCCATATCCCGGTGGACCATTGATCGATAAATATGCCAGAGAGGGAAATCCCAAAGCCTTTAAATTCACGAAACCGAAAGTGGGCGGACTCGATTTTAGCTTTAGCGGACTCAAAACGGCAATTCTCTATTTCTATCAGGCAGAGGTTAAAAAAGATCCGGATTTTGTCGAGAAAAACCGAAATGATATTTGTGCTTCCATTCAGTATACCATTATTCAAATCCTGATGGATAAGCTGAAACTGGCCGTAAAACAAACCGGAATCAAACAGGTGGCCATAGGAGGCGGGGTTTCCGCTAATAGCGGAATCAGAAAAGCATTAAAAGACGCTGAGCAAAAGGGATGGCAAACTTTTGTGCCAAAGCTTGAATATACCACAGATAATGCCGCTATGGTGGGCATTGTGGGTTATCTTAAGTATAGTGAACACGATTTTGACCAGAACGGCTATACAGAAAATAATATCGTGGCAAAGGCCCGTCTATCCCTTTAA
- a CDS encoding 16S rRNA (uracil(1498)-N(3))-methyltransferase: MQLFYNADLKPQTTTATFPKDESKHIVKVLRKKEGDTLDFTDGNGNFYKAEIVQSSASKCKVSILEVVAQESLPYRLHLAVAPTKLNDRYETFLEKATEIGISEITPIICDHSERKVIKPERYERILQSAMKQSLKAFLPKLNEAIALKDFIAQQHQGAQEKYIAHCEEDKERFSLKQKLKPHTDILILIGPEGDFSPEEIAFACSNGFQPVLLGESRLRTETAAIVAAHSVAFVNSH, encoded by the coding sequence ATGCAACTATTTTACAACGCAGACCTTAAACCACAGACCACAACAGCTACGTTTCCTAAAGATGAGAGCAAGCATATTGTCAAAGTGCTGCGTAAAAAAGAAGGGGATACCCTCGATTTTACAGATGGAAACGGTAATTTTTACAAAGCGGAAATCGTACAGTCAAGCGCTTCTAAATGTAAGGTCAGTATTCTGGAGGTTGTTGCCCAGGAGAGCTTGCCATACCGGCTGCACCTTGCTGTTGCTCCCACAAAATTGAACGATAGGTATGAGACGTTTCTGGAAAAAGCCACCGAAATAGGCATATCTGAAATCACGCCCATTATCTGTGATCATAGCGAACGCAAAGTGATCAAACCCGAACGCTACGAGCGTATTCTGCAAAGCGCTATGAAGCAGTCGCTAAAAGCCTTTTTGCCGAAATTAAATGAAGCCATTGCTCTTAAAGATTTTATCGCGCAGCAGCATCAGGGTGCCCAAGAAAAATATATTGCCCACTGTGAAGAAGATAAGGAGCGTTTTTCCTTAAAGCAAAAGTTGAAACCCCATACAGATATTTTAATATTGATAGGCCCAGAAGGCGATTTCTCCCCAGAAGAGATTGCTTTTGCGTGTTCTAACGGTTTTCAGCCGGTACTATTGGGTGAAAGCCGGCTGCGCACAGAAACCGCCGCTATCGTAGCTGCGCACAGCGTAGCTTTTGTAAATTCCCACTAA
- a CDS encoding type I restriction enzyme HsdR N-terminal domain-containing protein: MQELNFKRYPFRIKNKENKLFLFDLVRKKFIRLTPEEWVRQHVVWYLHYELNYPLSLINVEKEILLHHTKKRYDIVVFDKKGNIQLIVECKAPQIKISQETFDQIARYNLELQSAYLMVTNGLDHYYCTMDYSQEKYVFLKEIPTYSP; this comes from the coding sequence ATGCAGGAACTCAATTTCAAACGATATCCTTTTCGCATCAAAAATAAGGAAAATAAACTGTTCCTTTTTGACCTGGTACGCAAAAAATTTATACGGCTCACGCCGGAAGAATGGGTGCGCCAGCATGTGGTGTGGTACCTACATTATGAGCTAAATTATCCACTTTCGCTCATTAATGTTGAGAAGGAAATTCTTTTGCACCATACTAAAAAACGCTATGATATCGTGGTTTTTGATAAAAAAGGGAATATTCAGCTTATTGTGGAATGTAAAGCGCCCCAAATAAAAATAAGCCAGGAAACCTTTGACCAGATCGCACGGTATAACCTGGAACTTCAGTCGGCTTACCTTATGGTGACAAATGGTCTGGACCATTATTACTGCACGATGGACTATAGCCAAGAAAAATATGTGTTTTTAAAAGAAATCCCCACTTATAGCCCGTAA
- a CDS encoding flagellar motor protein MotB: MKKLMIAASALILMTSCVSSKKYAELEARQKQTQDELNSATVKLNSCLQEKDNVTQSLRDQIADLRKVNNSLIDTQGNLATLSSKGAENLERSLEAMKEKDLQIKTFRDALNKKDSVTLALVTSLKGAVGNLDDEDIEINVEKGVVYVSISDKLLFNSGRWDVTSRAKEVLGKVAKVVKNQPEIEFMVEGHTDDKSISTAVIEDNWDLSVKRATSVVRVLQNDFGVPPERMVAAGRSYYVPIASNDTSEGRARNRRTRIVVLPKLDQFYKMIEDGMPKQPSAN; this comes from the coding sequence ATGAAAAAATTAATGATTGCAGCTTCGGCGCTCATTTTGATGACGTCTTGCGTTTCCAGCAAGAAGTACGCAGAACTTGAGGCAAGGCAAAAACAAACTCAGGATGAGTTGAATTCGGCTACCGTAAAACTCAACTCCTGTTTACAGGAAAAAGACAATGTGACCCAGAGCCTTCGCGATCAGATTGCAGATTTGAGAAAGGTAAACAACAGCCTTATAGATACACAGGGCAACCTTGCCACTCTTTCTTCAAAAGGTGCAGAGAACCTGGAGCGCTCTTTAGAGGCGATGAAGGAAAAAGATCTTCAGATCAAGACGTTCCGCGATGCGCTTAACAAAAAAGATTCTGTAACCCTTGCGCTTGTGACAAGTCTTAAAGGTGCCGTAGGTAACCTTGACGATGAAGATATCGAGATCAATGTTGAAAAAGGAGTCGTTTACGTTTCCATTTCAGACAAATTGCTTTTCAACAGTGGTCGTTGGGATGTAACCAGCCGTGCCAAGGAAGTTCTTGGTAAAGTAGCAAAAGTGGTTAAAAACCAGCCAGAAATCGAATTTATGGTTGAAGGTCATACAGATGACAAATCCATCAGCACCGCAGTTATTGAAGACAACTGGGATCTTAGCGTAAAACGTGCGACTTCTGTGGTACGTGTGCTTCAAAATGATTTTGGTGTGCCACCAGAGCGTATGGTTGCTGCAGGTCGTAGCTATTATGTGCCTATCGCAAGCAATGACACATCAGAAGGTAGAGCAAGAAACAGAAGAACCCGTATCGTGGTACTTCCTAAACTTGATCAATTCTACAAAATGATTGAAGACGGTATGCCTAAACAACCTAGCGCAAACTAA
- a CDS encoding glycosyltransferase family 2 protein, which yields MKTAIVILNWNGRDLLAKFLPSVIAHSAAEATIYVADNASTDDSVEFLRTNFPQVKRIQNTENGGYARGYNLALKEVVEDLVVLMNSDIETTAGWLTPVINAFQANSNLGAAQPKILDYKNPEYFEYAGAAGGFLDALGYPYCRGRIFETVEKDIGQYNEDARIFWASGACFAVKKSVFWKAGALDEDFFAHQEEIDLCWRINALGHEVKYIANSSVYHVGGATLGAMNPQKTFLNFRNTLFALLKNVSSGKVYFLIFTRMCLDAIAAGKFIVERKPRHSWAIFRAHIDFYRNFYKMYKKRSVRNNIGIYFEENSIVWSYFVKRKKIYTKN from the coding sequence GTGAAAACGGCTATTGTCATACTCAACTGGAACGGGCGCGACCTGCTCGCAAAATTTTTGCCCAGTGTCATCGCACACAGCGCTGCTGAAGCGACGATTTACGTTGCAGATAATGCTTCCACAGATGATTCCGTAGAATTTCTGCGGACGAATTTCCCGCAGGTTAAACGTATTCAGAATACTGAAAACGGGGGATATGCGCGGGGGTATAACCTTGCCCTAAAAGAAGTAGTTGAAGATCTGGTCGTTTTAATGAACAGCGATATTGAAACGACTGCCGGCTGGTTGACCCCGGTGATCAATGCTTTTCAAGCCAATAGCAATCTGGGCGCTGCCCAACCAAAAATCCTTGATTATAAAAACCCCGAATACTTTGAGTACGCCGGTGCCGCAGGAGGTTTTCTAGATGCGCTGGGTTATCCTTATTGCCGGGGTAGGATTTTTGAAACGGTAGAGAAGGATATAGGTCAATACAATGAAGATGCTCGCATTTTCTGGGCAAGCGGAGCCTGTTTTGCGGTAAAAAAGTCAGTTTTCTGGAAAGCCGGGGCACTTGACGAAGACTTTTTTGCCCATCAGGAAGAGATTGATCTTTGCTGGCGCATCAATGCGCTGGGCCACGAGGTGAAATATATAGCAAATAGCAGCGTTTATCATGTAGGAGGCGCTACATTAGGCGCGATGAACCCACAAAAAACTTTCCTCAATTTCAGGAATACGCTCTTTGCCCTTTTAAAAAATGTCTCATCAGGAAAGGTGTATTTCTTGATTTTTACAAGAATGTGCCTGGACGCTATTGCTGCCGGTAAATTTATTGTGGAAAGGAAGCCCAGACATTCCTGGGCAATTTTTAGGGCGCACATTGATTTTTACAGGAATTTTTATAAAATGTACAAGAAAAGGTCGGTTCGTAATAATATTGGCATTTATTTTGAAGAAAACTCCATTGTTTGGTCCTATTTTGTAAAAAGAAAAAAGATATACACAAAAAACTGA
- the holA gene encoding DNA polymerase III subunit delta, translated as MEEANRIIADLKKGIIKPIYFLMGEEPYYIDYISSYIDQNLLSEEEKGFNQVVLYGRDVKLDEVVSQAKRYPMMAERQVVIVKEAQDLSREILATSDNKKNVLEAYAENPQQTTVLVFCYKYKKLDKRKKVYKNIAKTGVVMESKKLYENQVGDWIRKAMSSRGYTIEPKAALMLVEFLGTDLGKISNELDKLTIILPKGSTITPAAIEENIGISKDFNNFELRKAVGARDVLKAHRIVNYFSQNPKDNPMVLTITLLFGFFQSLMTYHGLPSKDKNTVAKALKVNPYFVGEYVTAAQHYPMKQVSQIINLLRDADVKSKGVGAYNLSQGDLLKELLVRIMN; from the coding sequence TTGGAAGAAGCAAACCGCATTATTGCAGACCTTAAAAAAGGAATTATCAAGCCCATTTATTTTTTAATGGGTGAAGAGCCGTATTATATAGATTACATATCCTCTTATATTGATCAAAATCTGCTCAGCGAAGAAGAAAAAGGCTTTAATCAGGTCGTACTTTATGGTCGTGATGTGAAATTAGACGAGGTGGTATCACAGGCTAAACGTTATCCCATGATGGCAGAACGCCAGGTGGTCATCGTAAAAGAAGCGCAGGACCTATCGCGCGAAATCCTCGCCACTTCAGATAATAAGAAAAATGTTCTTGAGGCTTACGCCGAAAATCCACAGCAAACCACCGTACTTGTCTTTTGCTACAAATATAAAAAGCTGGATAAGCGTAAAAAAGTATACAAAAACATCGCCAAAACCGGTGTGGTCATGGAGAGCAAAAAACTCTATGAAAACCAGGTGGGCGACTGGATCAGGAAGGCGATGAGCTCCCGCGGTTACACCATAGAACCCAAAGCGGCGCTTATGCTGGTCGAATTTCTGGGTACAGATCTGGGAAAAATAAGCAATGAACTGGATAAACTCACGATCATTCTCCCTAAGGGGAGCACGATCACACCCGCTGCGATAGAAGAAAACATAGGGATCAGTAAGGATTTTAATAATTTTGAACTCCGTAAGGCCGTAGGGGCGCGCGACGTGCTCAAGGCACACCGCATCGTCAATTATTTCTCGCAGAACCCAAAAGACAATCCCATGGTACTTACCATTACGTTGCTTTTTGGTTTCTTTCAAAGTCTGATGACCTACCACGGCCTACCTTCTAAAGATAAAAATACGGTGGCCAAAGCCTTAAAGGTGAATCCGTATTTTGTGGGTGAATATGTTACCGCCGCGCAACATTACCCTATGAAACAGGTTAGCCAGATCATCAATTTGTTACGGGACGCCGATGTGAAGAGCAAAGGTGTGGGCGCATACAACCTTTCTCAGGGTGACCTGCTAAAAGAACTGTTAGTGCGAATTATGAACTGA
- a CDS encoding alpha/beta fold hydrolase, producing MSYLKTTSSENGEPIQLYYEQYGEGQPVILIHGWPLSHQMWEYQIQEIVDAGFQVVAYDRRGFGKSSKPYSGYDYDILAKDLNDLITTLNLKNAILTGFSMGGGEVARYIGNYGTDKLAKAALISSVVPFMLKTDDNENGVPEEVFTEFKKNIKKDRLDFLKSFGENFVNYKDNKDNISEAQMHFNWNIASHASAKASLDCIDSFGKTDFREDCKKFDIPTLIVHGDADEVVPMETSGKAASKIIKDNTFEILKDAPHGLVFTHTKAFNKIFLDFIKS from the coding sequence ATGAGTTATTTAAAAACAACGTCCTCTGAAAATGGGGAACCTATCCAATTATATTATGAACAATATGGTGAAGGCCAACCCGTAATCTTAATACACGGGTGGCCGTTATCTCATCAAATGTGGGAATATCAAATCCAGGAAATAGTAGATGCAGGTTTTCAGGTGGTGGCGTATGATCGTCGCGGTTTTGGTAAGTCGAGCAAACCTTATAGCGGTTATGATTATGATATCCTGGCGAAAGATCTTAATGATCTGATTACAACCCTAAACCTTAAAAATGCAATTCTAACAGGATTTTCTATGGGCGGTGGTGAAGTTGCCCGCTATATAGGCAATTATGGAACTGATAAACTGGCCAAAGCTGCCTTAATTTCGTCAGTCGTTCCTTTTATGTTGAAAACAGACGACAACGAAAATGGTGTTCCAGAAGAGGTTTTTACAGAATTCAAGAAAAATATCAAAAAGGATCGGTTGGATTTCCTAAAATCCTTTGGGGAAAATTTTGTCAATTACAAGGACAACAAAGATAACATCAGTGAAGCTCAAATGCATTTTAACTGGAACATCGCTTCACATGCTTCGGCTAAAGCATCACTGGATTGCATAGATTCCTTCGGAAAAACCGATTTTAGGGAGGATTGCAAAAAATTTGATATCCCTACCTTAATTGTTCATGGCGATGCCGATGAAGTTGTCCCCATGGAAACCTCTGGTAAAGCCGCTTCAAAAATCATAAAGGACAATACTTTTGAAATACTTAAAGATGCCCCGCACGGTCTTGTATTCACACATACCAAAGCGTTCAATAAAATTTTCCTTGATTTTATTAAAAGTTAG